From Methanomassiliicoccales archaeon, one genomic window encodes:
- a CDS encoding DNA-directed RNA polymerase, which yields MHKATCADCGQECEVPFKPTEGRPVYCRDCYQKHRPPQRSRY from the coding sequence ATGCACAAGGCAACCTGCGCGGATTGCGGACAGGAGTGCGAAGTACCGTTCAAGCCCACTGAGGGCCGACCGGTCTACTGCCGCGACTGCTACCAGAAGCACCGCCCACCGCAACGCAGCAGATACTGA